In Flavivirga abyssicola, the following are encoded in one genomic region:
- a CDS encoding efflux RND transporter periplasmic adaptor subunit, which produces MKNIYSLVIVTLLLNSCGSDKKMSVEDIIASGNLEHIRQKKTELDASAQEISSQLKQLESEIKKLDPQERIPLITTFAAKEAVFNHYVELQGNVSTKQNLVIYPEYSGTITRVYVKEGQKVAKGQILAKIDDGGLGQQVAQLQIQADLAKTTFERQERLWNQKIGSEIQYLQAKSTYEAQQRAVNQLQQQVAKTVVRAPFSGTIDDVISEQGSVVAQGQSQLFRIVNLKDMYIETDVPERYISNITSGKDVQVEFPVLGKKMDAKVRQAGNFINPANRTFKIEVAVSNKDKSIKPNLTAKLKINDYKNEKAILIPQSIISENAEGQQYVYTVTDKVKNKGKAKRVIIETGKTQGDYIEVLSGLANGNEIIDEGARSVKDGQEVKILVVE; this is translated from the coding sequence ATGAAAAATATATATTCACTAGTAATCGTAACGCTCCTTTTAAACTCTTGTGGAAGCGATAAAAAAATGTCTGTAGAAGATATTATAGCTTCAGGAAATTTAGAACATATAAGGCAAAAGAAAACAGAGTTAGATGCGTCTGCTCAAGAAATTTCTTCGCAATTAAAACAATTAGAATCTGAAATTAAAAAGTTAGACCCTCAGGAAAGAATTCCTCTAATTACAACTTTTGCGGCCAAAGAAGCCGTTTTCAATCACTATGTAGAATTACAAGGAAATGTAAGCACAAAACAAAATCTTGTAATATACCCTGAGTATTCAGGAACCATAACACGGGTTTATGTTAAAGAAGGGCAAAAAGTAGCTAAAGGACAGATATTAGCAAAAATTGATGATGGCGGTTTAGGTCAACAAGTGGCACAGTTACAAATTCAAGCAGACTTAGCAAAAACAACTTTTGAGCGTCAAGAGCGTTTATGGAATCAGAAAATAGGTAGTGAAATTCAGTATTTACAAGCAAAATCTACCTATGAAGCACAGCAAAGAGCCGTTAATCAATTACAACAACAAGTGGCAAAAACTGTGGTTCGCGCACCTTTTTCTGGAACTATAGACGATGTCATTTCAGAACAAGGAAGTGTTGTTGCTCAAGGACAATCTCAGCTTTTCAGAATTGTTAACCTTAAAGATATGTACATTGAAACGGATGTGCCAGAACGTTATATTTCTAATATAACATCTGGGAAAGATGTACAGGTAGAATTCCCTGTACTTGGAAAAAAGATGGACGCTAAAGTTCGTCAGGCAGGAAACTTTATAAACCCTGCAAACCGAACGTTTAAAATTGAAGTTGCTGTTTCGAATAAAGATAAATCTATAAAACCTAATTTAACAGCAAAGCTTAAAATTAACGATTACAAAAACGAAAAAGCCATATTAATCCCTCAAAGTATTATTTCTGAAAATGCCGAAGGGCAACAATATGTATACACAGTAACCGATAAAGTTAAAAACAAAGGAAAAGCAAAACGTGTTATTATAGAAACAGGGAAAACACAAGGCGATTATATTGAAGTGCTTTCTGGTTTAGCAAATGGGAATGAAATTATTGATGAAGGCGCTAGAAGTGTCAAAGATGGACAAGAAGTAAAAATACTTGTTGTAGAATAA
- a CDS encoding four helix bundle protein, protein MKIFSFEKLSVWQKSRKLAVKIYKLTKNFPEDERYGLISQMRRCAVSISSNIAEGTGRHSAKDKARFTEIAFSSALELLNQIIISNDLEFLSNEEYENIRQDISEITAMLDGLYKSQSKINL, encoded by the coding sequence ATGAAAATATTCTCTTTCGAAAAACTATCCGTTTGGCAAAAATCAAGAAAATTGGCTGTTAAAATATATAAACTAACAAAGAACTTTCCTGAAGATGAGCGTTATGGCTTAATTAGTCAAATGAGAAGGTGTGCCGTATCAATTTCATCAAACATTGCAGAAGGCACTGGAAGACATTCAGCAAAAGACAAAGCTAGGTTTACAGAAATTGCCTTTAGTTCGGCATTGGAACTTTTAAACCAAATAATAATCTCTAATGATTTAGAATTTCTTTCAAATGAGGAGTATGAAAACATTAGACAAGATATTTCAGAAATAACCGCCATGCTTGATGGCTTATATAAATCACAATCAAAAATAAACTTATAA
- a CDS encoding TolC family protein: protein MKNKLILIFSLLCSFAIYSQEDTKSFSLQEAIDFALENNRTAKNAALDIKAAEKQKWETTSTGLPQISGSIDYQNFLKQQVSVIPAEFFGGNPGEFSEVIFGTKQSVNAFAKLEQKIFDGSYLVGLQSAKVFLEISKNAKEKTDLEVRKAVINAYGNVLLAEESVKILERNIDVLKKNLNETTKIYENGLEEEESVEQLQITLSGVESNLSNTSRLKTLAYQMLNITMGTEINSKTILTDNLESLTANNIVLELIGAEENIENTIDFKIAENDKTSKELLLKLEKSKALPTLNAFVNAGYSTFSNDFVFTDSKQKWFGSSLLGVTMNIPIFSSGGRSASTQRARINLEKAKEDLTETQQKLKLQIASAKSDYQFAIEDYGNKKQNLNLAERIEQKNQTKFFEGIASSFELRQAQTQLYSSQQEFLQAMLDVINKKAELETVLNKVD from the coding sequence ATGAAGAACAAACTAATTTTAATATTTAGTTTATTATGCTCTTTTGCGATTTATTCTCAGGAAGACACTAAAAGCTTCTCTTTACAGGAAGCCATAGACTTTGCATTAGAAAATAATAGAACTGCTAAAAATGCTGCGCTTGATATTAAAGCAGCAGAAAAACAAAAATGGGAAACTACTTCAACCGGTTTACCTCAAATAAGTGGTAGTATCGATTATCAAAACTTTTTAAAACAACAAGTTTCTGTGATCCCTGCCGAGTTTTTTGGGGGCAACCCAGGAGAATTTTCAGAAGTGATATTTGGCACAAAACAAAGTGTCAATGCTTTTGCTAAACTAGAGCAGAAAATTTTTGATGGCTCCTATTTGGTTGGTTTGCAATCGGCTAAAGTGTTTTTAGAAATTTCTAAGAATGCTAAAGAAAAAACCGATTTAGAAGTTAGAAAAGCAGTTATTAACGCCTACGGAAATGTTTTATTAGCAGAAGAGAGTGTAAAAATTTTAGAACGCAACATAGACGTTTTAAAGAAAAACCTCAACGAAACCACTAAAATATATGAAAACGGTTTGGAAGAGGAAGAAAGTGTAGAGCAGTTGCAAATTACATTATCGGGTGTAGAAAGTAATTTAAGCAATACGTCCCGCTTAAAAACTTTAGCATACCAGATGCTTAATATAACTATGGGTACTGAAATAAACTCTAAAACCATATTAACTGATAACTTAGAAAGTTTAACAGCAAATAATATTGTTTTAGAATTAATTGGTGCTGAAGAAAACATAGAAAACACGATTGACTTTAAAATTGCAGAAAATGATAAAACGTCTAAAGAGTTACTTTTAAAATTAGAAAAAAGTAAAGCCTTACCAACACTAAATGCTTTTGTTAATGCTGGCTATTCTACTTTTAGTAATGATTTTGTTTTTACAGATAGTAAGCAAAAGTGGTTTGGTTCTTCTTTATTAGGTGTTACTATGAATATCCCTATTTTTAGTTCTGGTGGCAGAAGTGCATCTACACAACGTGCCAGAATTAATCTTGAAAAGGCAAAAGAAGACTTAACAGAAACTCAGCAAAAATTGAAACTCCAAATAGCATCAGCTAAAAGTGATTATCAGTTTGCTATTGAAGATTACGGCAACAAAAAACAAAACTTAAACTTAGCAGAACGTATCGAACAGAAAAATCAAACAAAGTTTTTTGAAGGGATTGCTTCAAGCTTTGAGCTAAGACAAGCACAAACACAATTATACAGTTCTCAACAAGAATTTTTACAGGCTATGCTTGATGTTATAAATAAAAAGGCTGAATTAGAAACGGTATTAAATAAAGTTGATTAG
- a CDS encoding TetR/AcrR family transcriptional regulator produces MREKIIHKAAELFLTLGFKSVTMDDIAQEMGISKKTIYVHFANKTKLVEAVTFELFETICDGIDTICEASNNPIEELYDIKMFVMNHLKSEKSSPQFQLKKYYPQIFDALKLKQFEKMHDSVKESLQKGVDTELFRSNINVDFISRMYFNGMTGIKDGSIFPTEIYTMEYLMESYLEYHLRAIVTDKGFQILNKFITSNQS; encoded by the coding sequence ATGAGAGAAAAAATTATACATAAAGCAGCCGAATTATTTCTTACCTTAGGATTTAAAAGTGTTACAATGGATGATATAGCACAGGAAATGGGCATATCTAAAAAAACCATTTATGTGCATTTTGCTAACAAAACTAAATTAGTTGAGGCTGTAACATTTGAGTTATTTGAAACTATTTGCGATGGTATTGATACTATTTGCGAAGCTTCAAATAACCCCATTGAAGAATTATACGATATTAAAATGTTTGTGATGAATCACTTAAAAAGTGAAAAATCATCACCTCAATTTCAATTAAAAAAATATTACCCGCAAATATTTGATGCACTAAAACTTAAACAATTTGAAAAAATGCATGATTCGGTTAAAGAAAGCCTTCAAAAGGGTGTCGATACCGAATTATTCAGATCAAATATTAATGTAGATTTTATATCTAGAATGTATTTTAATGGCATGACTGGTATAAAAGACGGTTCCATTTTCCCTACAGAAATCTATACCATGGAATACTTAATGGAAAGTTATTTAGAATATCACTTAAGAGCCATTGTTACTGATAAAGGCTTTCAAATATTAAACAAATTTATAACATCAAATCAATCATAA
- a CDS encoding polyprenyl synthetase family protein, with product MLSIEKYQEEFVAYLKKYSTLKEPKNLYAPIQYILGLGGKRLRPVLTLMAAEVFNGDYKKALDAALSIEVFHNFSLVHDDIMDAAPLRRGQETVHQKWDINTGILSGDAMLIMAYQLFENYEANTFQSLAKLFSKTAIEVCEGQQYDVDFETRNDVTIPEYLKMIEYKTAVLVGAAMKMGAIVANASHADQNNIYEFGRHLGIAFQLQDDYLDAFGDPKTFGKQVGGDIIENKKTYLYLKALEFSDEESQLKLKNLFNSVLEDNDAKINTVKQIFNGSGASEATQKEIKNYTNKAFLVLESLDISEDKKILLRDFGHALMNRNV from the coding sequence ATGCTTTCAATAGAAAAATATCAAGAAGAATTTGTTGCTTATTTAAAAAAATATTCAACATTAAAAGAACCTAAAAACCTTTATGCACCCATCCAATACATTTTAGGTTTGGGTGGAAAACGATTAAGGCCAGTTTTAACTTTAATGGCCGCAGAAGTTTTTAATGGCGATTATAAAAAAGCCTTAGATGCGGCGCTGAGTATTGAGGTTTTTCATAATTTCTCTTTGGTTCATGATGATATTATGGATGCTGCACCCTTGCGTCGTGGACAAGAAACCGTGCACCAGAAATGGGATATTAATACAGGGATTCTTTCTGGTGATGCGATGTTGATTATGGCATATCAGTTATTCGAAAACTATGAGGCTAATACGTTTCAATCTTTAGCGAAGCTATTTAGCAAAACGGCTATTGAGGTTTGTGAGGGTCAGCAATACGATGTTGATTTTGAAACGAGAAATGATGTGACTATTCCGGAGTACCTGAAGATGATTGAATACAAAACAGCTGTTTTGGTAGGTGCTGCAATGAAAATGGGAGCTATTGTTGCTAACGCATCTCATGCTGATCAAAATAATATTTACGAGTTTGGACGACACTTAGGGATTGCTTTCCAATTACAAGATGATTATTTGGATGCTTTTGGAGACCCAAAAACATTTGGAAAGCAAGTTGGTGGCGATATTATAGAAAACAAGAAAACCTATTTATATTTAAAAGCTTTAGAGTTTTCCGATGAAGAAAGTCAGCTTAAACTAAAAAATTTATTTAATTCGGTACTTGAGGATAACGATGCAAAAATCAATACCGTAAAACAAATTTTTAATGGCTCTGGAGCTTCTGAGGCTACCCAGAAAGAAATTAAAAATTATACTAATAAAGCTTTCTTAGTTTTAGAATCGTTAGATATTTCTGAAGATAAAAAAATACTTTTACGTGATTTTGGTCATGCCTTAATGAATAGAAACGTATAA
- a CDS encoding RrF2 family transcriptional regulator, which yields MFSKACEYGIKASIFIALNSYKNVRVSLKAIAKEINSPEAFTAKILQDLVRHHVINSTKGAYGGFEIEKELISSVKLSHIVNAIDGDAIYSGCGLGLHTCDESHPCPVHDKFKVVREELKSMLENTNLEELALNIKSGVSFLKV from the coding sequence ATGTTTTCTAAAGCTTGCGAATATGGTATTAAAGCGTCAATATTTATTGCGCTTAATTCTTATAAAAATGTTCGTGTTAGCCTTAAAGCCATTGCTAAAGAAATTAATTCACCAGAAGCATTTACAGCTAAAATCCTTCAGGATTTGGTAAGGCATCATGTTATTAACTCCACGAAAGGAGCCTATGGTGGTTTCGAAATCGAAAAAGAATTAATTTCTTCAGTAAAATTATCACATATAGTAAATGCAATTGATGGAGATGCTATTTATAGCGGTTGTGGTCTGGGTCTCCATACTTGCGATGAAAGCCATCCCTGTCCTGTCCACGATAAGTTTAAAGTCGTTAGAGAAGAATTAAAATCAATGTTAGAGAATACTAATCTTGAAGAACTAGCTCTCAATATTAAATCGGGAGTATCATTTTTAAAAGTGTAA
- the ric gene encoding iron-sulfur cluster repair di-iron protein — protein sequence METILKDSQKQIGQFVAEDFRTAAVFSNYGIDFCCRGHRTVEEVCDKNGIETSELLDKLQIVLSSTSDQNIDYKSWPLDLLVDYIEKKHHRYVEEKVPVLLQFLNKLCRVHGERHPELLKINEHFTASAGELATHMKKEELILFPFIKKMMNATISKSAIEAPHFGTVENPIAMMKDEHDNEGVRFRDIAKLTNNYNPPADACNTFRVTYAMLEEFEKDLHLHIHLENNILFPKAIKLEQQFS from the coding sequence ATGGAAACAATACTTAAAGATTCACAAAAACAAATCGGACAATTTGTTGCCGAAGATTTTAGAACAGCCGCAGTGTTTAGTAACTATGGGATAGACTTTTGTTGTCGAGGCCATAGAACCGTGGAGGAGGTATGTGATAAAAACGGTATAGAAACCTCTGAGTTATTAGATAAACTTCAGATTGTTTTAAGCAGTACTAGTGATCAGAATATAGATTATAAATCATGGCCGCTGGATTTGCTGGTTGATTATATTGAAAAAAAACATCACCGCTATGTAGAAGAGAAAGTGCCAGTATTACTTCAATTTTTAAATAAACTTTGTAGGGTTCATGGTGAAAGACATCCCGAATTATTGAAAATTAATGAGCACTTTACAGCATCAGCTGGAGAGTTGGCTACTCATATGAAAAAGGAAGAGCTGATTCTATTTCCATTTATTAAGAAGATGATGAATGCTACAATTAGTAAATCCGCTATAGAAGCACCCCATTTTGGAACCGTTGAAAACCCCATAGCCATGATGAAGGATGAGCATGATAATGAAGGCGTGCGTTTTAGAGACATTGCAAAATTAACAAACAACTATAATCCGCCTGCAGATGCTTGTAATACGTTTAGAGTCACTTATGCTATGCTAGAAGAATTTGAAAAAGATTTGCATTTGCATATTCATTTAGAAAATAACATTTTGTTTCCTAAGGCTATTAAATTAGAACAACAATTTAGTTAG
- a CDS encoding acyltransferase family protein has product MQKPYLHNLTSLRGITAILVAVLHFHFFVIAIATSHIAHLIDKFYLMVDLFFILSGFIMCYVYEPNFNKGVKKASYKNFLVARLARIYPLHILTICAEVLIFLCLVSKIGYDNLGSFKQHIYRLDGIPVQLAFLQTVGIYNFDTWNAPAWSLSAEWWAYVLFPFLFAIFIKLKGIKKFLPIVLALLGWILIEFVLSAKEPFMDFPLNPNKRTLDVNWHYGTLRGIIGFICGMGIWLVFEKLNFKSILGNGWTLITLTAFSIISMATGWFDVISVFLIAIIILASAYGSKNIDKFYSFSILKKLGDWSFSIYIWHMILIHTLLIPFTEVGKNPKKVFQILVENIPSVLLLMGFLAVTTFIGWLSFRYIETPTRRWIKRKFSS; this is encoded by the coding sequence ATGCAAAAACCATATTTACATAATTTAACATCGTTACGAGGAATAACCGCAATTTTGGTTGCCGTATTACACTTTCACTTTTTTGTAATTGCTATTGCTACATCTCATATCGCTCATTTAATTGATAAATTCTACCTAATGGTAGATCTTTTCTTTATTCTTAGTGGATTTATAATGTGCTATGTTTATGAACCTAATTTTAATAAAGGAGTTAAAAAAGCGAGCTATAAGAATTTTTTAGTAGCTCGTTTAGCAAGAATATACCCATTACATATACTAACTATATGTGCTGAAGTTTTAATCTTTCTATGTTTAGTTTCTAAAATAGGGTACGACAATTTAGGATCATTTAAACAACACATATATAGGTTAGACGGTATACCAGTTCAATTAGCTTTTTTACAAACTGTGGGCATTTATAATTTTGATACTTGGAATGCTCCAGCATGGAGTTTAAGTGCAGAATGGTGGGCGTATGTTTTATTTCCATTTCTATTTGCAATTTTTATTAAGCTAAAGGGAATCAAGAAATTTTTACCGATTGTATTAGCTCTTTTAGGCTGGATTTTGATTGAATTTGTACTATCTGCAAAGGAGCCTTTTATGGATTTTCCTTTAAATCCAAATAAAAGAACATTAGACGTAAACTGGCATTATGGAACGCTAAGGGGAATAATAGGTTTTATTTGTGGTATGGGAATTTGGCTAGTCTTTGAAAAGTTGAATTTTAAATCCATTCTTGGAAACGGATGGACTTTAATAACACTAACGGCTTTTTCAATAATATCTATGGCTACTGGTTGGTTTGATGTTATATCAGTGTTTTTAATTGCAATAATAATTTTAGCATCGGCATATGGAAGTAAAAATATAGATAAATTTTATTCCTTTTCAATATTAAAAAAATTAGGAGATTGGTCTTTTTCTATTTATATCTGGCATATGATTTTAATTCATACATTGCTAATACCTTTTACAGAAGTAGGTAAAAATCCTAAAAAAGTATTTCAAATATTGGTCGAAAATATACCCTCAGTATTATTATTAATGGGGTTCCTAGCAGTAACTACTTTTATCGGATGGTTATCTTTTAGATATATTGAAACGCCAACACGACGTTGGATTAAAAGAAAATTCAGTAGCTAA
- a CDS encoding SGNH/GDSL hydrolase family protein, whose translation MTCRFKVQTSFPFYLTLRSHRLRRAGLLHYTDELIIKYNPTKVFIYEGDNDIAYDKTPKEILNNFKTIIKKIKLNNKETYIVLISAKPSPKRWYLKKKYK comes from the coding sequence ATGACATGCAGATTTAAGGTACAAACTAGTTTCCCTTTTTATTTAACGCTACGAAGTCACAGACTTCGCAGAGCGGGTTTATTACACTATACAGACGAATTAATAATTAAATATAACCCGACAAAAGTATTTATCTATGAGGGAGATAATGATATTGCATATGATAAAACCCCAAAAGAGATTTTAAATAATTTTAAAACTATAATTAAAAAAATAAAACTAAATAATAAAGAAACCTATATTGTTTTAATCTCTGCTAAACCAAGTCCTAAAAGGTGGTATCTAAAAAAGAAATATAAATAA
- a CDS encoding ABC transporter permease: MLKILKYSFFDLMRSRWSYVYFAFYLLLGIVLLFLNNDLSKAVITLMNVILVLVPLIGTIFGVMYYYNSKEFTELLLAQPLKRSSIFLGQYLGVAISLSMSLILGLGIPFIAYGLFKSNAIWDFSLLLITGIFLTLIFTALAFNIALTNENKIKGFGYAILLWLFLAIIYDGLFLMSLVLFEDYPLDKLSLIGTMLNPIDLSRTLILLKLDISALLGYTGAVFKKFFGTNFGLIISFLMLVIWVVLPVLRIVLKSKKKDF, translated from the coding sequence ATGCTTAAAATATTAAAATATAGTTTTTTCGATTTAATGCGTAGCCGTTGGAGTTATGTCTATTTCGCATTTTACTTATTACTAGGAATCGTTTTACTATTTCTAAATAATGATTTATCAAAAGCAGTCATTACATTAATGAATGTCATTCTAGTACTAGTTCCATTAATAGGAACCATTTTTGGGGTCATGTATTATTATAATTCTAAAGAATTTACAGAATTGTTATTAGCACAACCCCTAAAACGCTCGTCTATATTCCTAGGACAATATCTAGGGGTTGCTATCTCCTTATCTATGAGTTTAATTTTAGGGTTAGGCATCCCCTTTATCGCTTATGGATTATTCAAATCAAATGCTATTTGGGATTTCTCTTTACTGCTAATTACAGGAATATTTCTAACACTAATTTTTACAGCGTTAGCTTTTAATATCGCACTAACTAACGAAAATAAGATTAAAGGTTTTGGATATGCCATTTTGCTTTGGCTCTTTCTAGCCATTATTTACGACGGTTTGTTTTTAATGTCTCTAGTGTTATTTGAAGATTATCCGTTAGACAAACTATCTCTTATTGGAACCATGTTAAACCCCATAGATTTATCAAGAACACTTATTTTATTAAAGCTGGATATTTCAGCATTATTAGGATATACAGGAGCTGTCTTTAAAAAATTCTTTGGAACTAATTTTGGACTCATTATATCTTTCTTAATGTTAGTTATTTGGGTTGTTTTACCTGTATTACGAATCGTATTAAAATCTAAAAAGAAGGACTTTTAA
- a CDS encoding ABC transporter ATP-binding protein: MVNIENLHKKFNKNIVLSGVDLTISEGGIFAILGPNGSGKTTLIKSILGMVIPNKGTINVLGENIKNNSNYRHKIDYLPQIANFPNNLKVKELIKMIKDLRGDTNEDERLIKLFTLQPFLDKKLGNLSGGTKQKVNLVLTFMFDSPLIILDEPTTGLDPISLIRLKGLIQAEKAKGKTILITSHIMSFVEEVSDEIVFLLEGQIYFKGSISELKNKTNQPDFEHAIASILTENHA; this comes from the coding sequence ATGGTAAACATTGAAAATCTACATAAAAAATTCAATAAAAATATAGTGTTGAGTGGTGTTGATTTAACCATCTCAGAAGGTGGTATTTTCGCTATTCTTGGGCCAAATGGATCGGGGAAAACCACACTTATTAAATCTATATTGGGTATGGTTATCCCTAACAAAGGCACCATTAATGTCTTGGGCGAAAACATTAAAAATAATTCCAATTACAGACATAAAATTGATTATTTACCGCAAATTGCAAATTTCCCTAATAATCTAAAAGTAAAGGAACTTATTAAAATGATAAAAGATTTACGGGGAGACACGAATGAGGATGAACGCTTAATTAAACTCTTTACTCTACAGCCCTTTTTAGATAAAAAATTGGGCAATCTTTCTGGCGGTACTAAACAAAAAGTGAATCTGGTTTTAACGTTTATGTTCGATAGTCCTCTAATCATTTTAGATGAACCAACTACGGGTTTAGATCCTATTTCACTTATAAGGTTAAAAGGTTTAATTCAAGCAGAAAAAGCGAAAGGAAAAACCATATTAATCACTTCGCATATTATGAGTTTTGTTGAAGAGGTTTCAGATGAAATTGTATTTCTTTTAGAAGGTCAAATTTACTTCAAAGGATCTATTTCAGAATTAAAAAACAAGACCAATCAACCAGATTTTGAACACGCTATTGCATCCATTTTAACAGAAAATCATGCTTAA
- a CDS encoding nitrous oxide reductase family maturation protein NosD, translating into MKNLLLFFAAILIAYSTYAQNIEVCNTCPVSTLKNAVAIAKDFDTILVKKGTYKEHDIIIDTPLTIIGEDYPVIDGELKGEIITIVSDNVTVDGLFIINVGTSYTEDYAAIRVRKSKNFVIQNLVLEKLFFGIYLEKSRDGKVFHNKIIGDAVEEYNSGNGIQLWYSKNIEIEHNFVQHVRDGIYLEFSDDCLIKNNVSAENLRYGLHFMFSNNDIYQDNTFEKNGAGVAVMFSKKIKMLNNIFKKNWGTASYGMLLKEINDAEIIGNTFEENTIGINIEGSNRIIYKNNNFINNGWAIKVRGACYTNSFVENNFLYNSFDISYNSKINDNIFDKNYWTSYTGYDLNKDGIGDVPYRPVKLFSYIVNRTPETIILLRSLFIDIIDFSEKVSPVFTPDNLLDNNPLTKRITW; encoded by the coding sequence ATGAAAAACTTATTGCTTTTTTTCGCTGCCATTTTAATAGCCTACTCTACATATGCTCAAAATATTGAGGTCTGTAATACATGTCCTGTTTCAACTTTAAAAAATGCCGTGGCAATAGCTAAAGATTTTGATACTATTCTGGTAAAAAAAGGCACTTACAAAGAACATGATATTATAATTGATACACCTCTAACTATTATTGGTGAGGATTACCCAGTAATTGATGGCGAATTAAAAGGTGAAATTATAACGATTGTTTCTGATAATGTAACCGTTGATGGCTTATTTATTATAAATGTAGGCACAAGTTATACTGAGGACTATGCAGCTATTCGAGTAAGAAAAAGCAAGAATTTCGTGATTCAAAATTTAGTTTTAGAAAAACTGTTTTTTGGAATTTATTTAGAAAAGTCGCGAGATGGAAAAGTGTTTCATAACAAGATCATTGGTGATGCTGTTGAAGAGTATAATTCCGGAAATGGTATTCAATTATGGTACAGTAAAAATATTGAAATTGAACACAATTTTGTACAACATGTACGAGATGGTATTTATTTAGAATTTTCTGATGATTGTCTAATTAAAAATAATGTTAGTGCAGAAAACCTTCGTTATGGTTTACATTTTATGTTTTCTAATAATGACATTTACCAAGACAATACATTTGAAAAAAACGGTGCTGGTGTTGCCGTTATGTTTTCGAAAAAGATAAAGATGCTAAATAACATTTTTAAGAAAAACTGGGGAACAGCATCTTATGGCATGCTTTTAAAAGAAATAAATGATGCCGAAATTATAGGAAACACTTTTGAAGAAAACACCATTGGTATTAACATTGAAGGCTCAAACCGTATTATTTATAAAAACAATAATTTTATTAATAACGGGTGGGCTATAAAAGTTCGAGGGGCTTGCTACACAAATAGCTTTGTAGAAAATAATTTTTTATACAACTCCTTCGATATTTCCTATAACAGCAAGATAAACGATAATATTTTTGATAAAAATTACTGGACGAGTTATACTGGTTATGACCTTAATAAGGATGGTATTGGAGATGTGCCTTACAGACCCGTAAAACTCTTTTCATACATTGTAAACAGAACTCCGGAAACTATTATTCTATTGCGTAGTTTATTTATTGATATTATCGATTTTTCTGAAAAAGTATCTCCAGTTTTCACACCCGATAATTTACTAGACAACAACCCGTTAACAAAGAGAATAACATGGTAA
- a CDS encoding nitrous oxide reductase accessory protein NosL: MKTLKLYSTILLLLLCFGCNVKPQAIDYGNDGCYFCKMTIVDKIHAAEIVTKKGKVYKFDATECMINFTKEFDVSEIQLYLSNNYNEPETLIDATEASFLISKSIPSPMGAFLSAFKSEEDAKKVQKEKGGTLYNWDALLAHLKG; the protein is encoded by the coding sequence ATGAAAACACTAAAACTATATTCAACAATATTATTATTACTGCTATGCTTTGGCTGTAATGTTAAGCCACAAGCCATTGATTATGGAAATGACGGTTGTTATTTTTGTAAAATGACTATTGTAGACAAAATTCACGCTGCCGAAATTGTTACAAAAAAAGGCAAAGTATACAAGTTTGATGCTACAGAATGTATGATCAATTTTACAAAAGAATTTGACGTATCCGAAATTCAACTCTATTTATCGAACAATTATAATGAACCAGAAACTTTAATAGATGCTACGGAAGCAAGCTTCCTAATAAGTAAAAGTATCCCAAGCCCTATGGGCGCATTCTTATCTGCCTTTAAATCTGAAGAAGATGCTAAAAAAGTTCAAAAAGAAAAAGGTGGCACACTATATAATTGGGACGCATTATTAGCACATTTAAAAGGCTAA